The proteins below are encoded in one region of Segatella copri:
- a CDS encoding fumarate reductase/succinate dehydrogenase flavoprotein subunit, producing MAKTLNSRIPEGPVAEKWTNYKAHQRLVNPKNKLKLDVIVVGTGLAGASAAASLGEMGFNILNFCIQDSPRRAHSIAAQGGINAAKNYQNDGDSVYRLFYDTVKGGDYRAREANVYRLAEVSNDIIDQCVAQGVPFAREYGGMLANRSFGGAQVSRTFYAKGQTGQQLLLGAYSSLSRMVEAGKVKLFTRYEMEDIVIVDGHARGIIAKNLITGKLERFSANAVVIATGGYGNAYFLSTNAMGCNCTAAIQCYRKGADFANPSYVQIHPTCIPVHGTNQSKLTLMSESLRNDGRIWVPKKIEDAKALQAGTKKGSDIPEEDRDYYLERRYPAFGNLVPRDVASRAAKERCDKGFGVNNTGLAVFLDFSESINRLGIDVILQRYGNLFDMYEEITDVNPGELANEINGVKYYNPMMIFPAIHYTMGGIWVDYELMTTIPGLFAIGECNFSDHGANRLGASALMQGLADGYFVLPYTIQNYLADQALWPKLSTDLPEFAEAEAGVQKEIDRLMGIQGKRSVDSIHKELGHILWEHVGMGRTKEGLEEGLKKMKALREEFNKNLFIPGKKEGLNVELDKAIHLRDFILMGELIAYDALHRNESCGGHFREEYQTEEGEAKRDDEHFFYVGCWEYQGNDTTAPVLNKEPLEYEAIKVQTRNYKN from the coding sequence ATGGCAAAAACATTAAATTCTAGAATACCTGAAGGACCAGTTGCTGAGAAGTGGACCAACTATAAGGCTCACCAGCGTTTGGTTAACCCAAAGAATAAGTTAAAGCTCGACGTTATCGTTGTAGGTACAGGTTTGGCAGGTGCTTCTGCTGCTGCTTCTCTCGGCGAGATGGGCTTCAATATCTTGAACTTCTGCATCCAGGACTCTCCACGTCGTGCTCACTCTATCGCAGCACAGGGTGGTATCAATGCAGCTAAGAATTATCAGAATGATGGTGACTCTGTTTACCGTCTGTTCTACGATACTGTAAAGGGTGGTGACTACCGTGCTCGTGAGGCTAACGTTTACCGTTTGGCTGAGGTGAGCAACGATATCATCGACCAGTGCGTAGCTCAGGGCGTTCCTTTCGCTCGTGAGTACGGTGGTATGCTGGCTAACCGTTCTTTCGGTGGTGCTCAGGTTTCTCGTACATTCTATGCTAAGGGTCAGACAGGTCAGCAGCTTCTCCTCGGTGCTTACTCTTCTTTGAGCCGCATGGTTGAGGCAGGTAAGGTTAAGCTCTTCACCCGTTACGAGATGGAGGATATTGTGATCGTTGACGGTCACGCTCGTGGTATCATCGCCAAGAATTTGATTACAGGTAAGTTGGAGCGTTTCTCTGCCAACGCCGTAGTTATCGCTACCGGTGGTTATGGTAACGCTTACTTCCTTTCTACAAACGCTATGGGTTGTAACTGTACAGCAGCTATCCAGTGCTACCGCAAGGGTGCTGACTTCGCTAACCCATCTTACGTTCAGATTCACCCTACATGTATCCCTGTTCACGGTACAAACCAGAGTAAGTTGACTTTGATGTCAGAGTCACTCCGTAACGATGGTCGTATCTGGGTTCCTAAGAAGATTGAGGATGCTAAGGCATTGCAGGCTGGTACAAAGAAGGGTTCTGATATTCCTGAGGAAGACCGCGACTACTACTTGGAGCGCCGTTACCCAGCATTCGGTAACCTGGTTCCTCGTGACGTGGCTTCTCGTGCAGCTAAGGAGCGTTGCGACAAGGGCTTCGGTGTCAACAACACAGGTCTTGCCGTATTCCTCGACTTCTCTGAGTCTATCAACCGTCTCGGTATCGACGTTATCCTGCAGCGTTATGGCAACCTCTTTGATATGTATGAGGAGATTACCGACGTTAACCCAGGTGAGTTGGCTAACGAGATTAACGGCGTGAAGTACTACAACCCAATGATGATCTTCCCTGCTATCCACTATACAATGGGTGGTATCTGGGTTGACTACGAGTTGATGACTACTATCCCAGGTCTCTTCGCTATTGGTGAGTGTAACTTCTCTGACCACGGTGCTAACCGTCTTGGTGCATCTGCTTTGATGCAGGGTTTGGCTGACGGTTACTTCGTATTGCCATACACTATCCAGAACTACTTGGCCGACCAGGCATTGTGGCCAAAGCTCTCTACCGATCTCCCAGAGTTCGCAGAGGCAGAGGCAGGTGTTCAGAAGGAAATCGACCGCCTGATGGGTATCCAGGGCAAGCGCTCTGTAGATTCTATCCACAAGGAGTTGGGTCACATCCTTTGGGAGCACGTAGGTATGGGTCGTACCAAGGAAGGTCTTGAGGAAGGCTTGAAGAAGATGAAGGCTCTGCGCGAGGAATTCAACAAGAACCTCTTCATCCCTGGCAAGAAGGAAGGCTTGAACGTAGAGTTGGATAAGGCTATCCACTTGCGTGACTTCATCTTGATGGGCGAGTTGATCGCTTACGATGCATTGCACCGCAATGAGAGCTGTGGTGGTCACTTCCGTGAGGAGTACCAGACAGAGGAAGGCGAGGCTAAGCGTGATGATGAGCACTTCTTCTACGTAGGTTGCTGGGAGTATCAGGGCAATGATACAACTGCTCCAGTGCTCAACAAGGAACCTCTCGAGTATGAGGCAATTAAGGTACAGACAAGAAATTACAAGAATTAA
- a CDS encoding succinate dehydrogenase/fumarate reductase iron-sulfur subunit, translating into MARNISFTVKYWKQDGPTAQGHFDTHEMKNIPDDTSFLEMLDILNEELIESGQEPFVFDHDCREGICGMCSLYINGTPHGKTERGATTCQLYMRRFNDGDVITVEPWRSAGFPIIKDCMVDRSAFDKIIQAGGYTSIRTGQAQDANAILIPKENADEAMDCATCIGCGACVAACKNGSAMLFVSSKVSQLALLPQGRVEAAARAKKMIARMDELGFGNCTNTRACEAVCPKNESIANIARLNREFLKAKLAD; encoded by the coding sequence ATGGCAAGAAATATAAGTTTCACAGTTAAGTATTGGAAGCAGGACGGTCCTACAGCACAGGGTCACTTCGATACACATGAGATGAAGAACATCCCAGATGATACTTCATTCCTCGAGATGCTCGACATCTTGAACGAGGAGCTCATCGAGTCAGGTCAGGAGCCTTTCGTCTTCGACCACGACTGCCGCGAGGGTATCTGCGGTATGTGCTCTCTCTATATTAATGGTACACCTCACGGTAAGACTGAGCGTGGTGCTACAACATGTCAGCTCTACATGCGTCGTTTCAACGATGGCGATGTTATCACCGTTGAGCCTTGGCGTTCTGCTGGTTTCCCTATCATCAAGGACTGTATGGTAGACCGTTCAGCATTCGACAAGATCATCCAGGCAGGTGGTTACACCAGCATTCGTACAGGTCAGGCTCAGGATGCCAACGCTATCCTGATTCCTAAGGAGAATGCAGACGAGGCAATGGATTGCGCTACATGTATCGGTTGCGGTGCTTGTGTTGCTGCATGTAAGAATGGTTCTGCTATGCTCTTCGTCAGCTCAAAGGTTAGCCAGCTGGCACTTCTCCCACAGGGTCGTGTAGAGGCTGCTGCCCGTGCTAAGAAGATGATTGCACGCATGGATGAGCTCGGATTCGGTAACTGTACAAACACTCGTGCTTGCGAGGCTGTTTGTCCTAAGAACGAGTCTATCGCTAACATCGCCCGCTTGAACCGTGAGTTCTTGAAGGCTAAGTTGGCTGACTAA